Proteins encoded within one genomic window of Halorussus salilacus:
- a CDS encoding MTH865 family protein — MADEETEAELREQFTDAFEGADYPVSNPMDLVPALPNGPGTRFEAGDVSFTAMELSTKMSDAQDFPYDDVDSLVDDLIEGLKDKDMI, encoded by the coding sequence ATGGCAGACGAAGAAACCGAAGCCGAACTCCGCGAGCAGTTCACCGACGCCTTCGAAGGCGCAGACTACCCGGTCAGCAACCCGATGGACCTCGTTCCCGCGCTCCCGAACGGTCCGGGCACGCGCTTCGAGGCGGGCGACGTGAGCTTCACCGCGATGGAGCTCTCGACGAAGATGTCCGACGCGCAGGACTTCCCCTACGATGACGTCGACTCGCTGGTCGACGACCTCATCGAGGGCCTGAAGGACAAGGACATGATCTGA